One part of the Sciurus carolinensis chromosome 4, mSciCar1.2, whole genome shotgun sequence genome encodes these proteins:
- the LOC124983890 gene encoding olfactory receptor 6C4-like: protein MENQTSVVEFILLGLTNDVKLQAVLFLFLLLTYIFSIMGNLTIIILTLLDYRLQTPMYFFLRNFALLEISFTSVFVPKMLVNIGTGDKTISFAACFTQYFFAILLGATEFYLLAAMSYDRYVAICRPLHYTTLMSRRLCIGLVFCSWFSGFIVVIVPHTMTLQLPFCASNIINHYCCDYTVLLHLSCSDTYFIEVIQLVLAAVTLIFTLVLVILSYTYIIRTILRFPSVHQRKKAFSTCSSHMIVVSLSYGSCIFMYINPVKDAATFNKRVAVLNTSIAPLLNPFIYTLRNKQVKIAFKDMVSNIIFSKK, encoded by the coding sequence ATGGAAAATCAAACATCAGTGGTAGAGTTCATTCTTCTCGGATTGACTAATGATGTCAAGTTGCAGgctgtgcttttcctttttctactacTAACCTACATCTTCAGTATCATGGGAAACTTGACCATCATCATTCTGACCCTGTTGGATTATCGCCTACAGactcccatgtatttcttcctccgAAATTTTGCACTTTTGGAAatatcttttacttctgtctttgTTCCCAAAATGCTAGTCAATATTGGGACTGGAGATAAGACTATCTCCTTTGCTGCTTGCTTCACTCAGTATTTTTTTGCAATCCTTCTGGGAGCAACTGAATTTTACCTCTTAGCGGCCATGTCCTAcgatcgctatgtggccatttgcagACCCCTGCATTACACAACCTTAATGAGCAGGAGACTTTGCATTGGACTCGTGTTCTGTTCCTGGTTCTCTGGATTTATAGTTGTCATTGTGCCACATACGATGACTCTCCAGCTGCCTTTCTGTGCATCCAACATCATCAATCATTATTGCTGCGACTACACTGTGCTGTTGCACTTATCCTGTTCAGACACATATTTCATAGAAGTGATTCAGCTTGTCCTTGCTGCAGTCACCCTCATCTTCACCTTGGTGCTGGTGATTCTTTCCTACACATACATTATCAGAACCATTTTGCGATTCCCTTCTGTTCACCAGAGGAAAAAAGCCTTTTCTACCTGTTCCTCTCACATGATTGTGGTCTCGCTTTCATATGGAAGCTGcatctttatgtatataaatCCTGTTAAAGATGCAGCAACTTTTAACAAGAGAGTGGCTGTTCTAAATACCTCCATTGCCCCTCTGTTGAACCCATTCATCTATACTCTAAGGAACAAGCAAGTGAAAATAGCCTTCAAAGATATGGTaagtaatataattttttcaaaaaagtga